From a single Sphingobium lignivorans genomic region:
- a CDS encoding phytanoyl-CoA dioxygenase family protein encodes MNPLPGVPLVESPLFPKLKDSLGLTTEEERIATGLHENGYAVLDFPDADLHARIERIKHNLGPRYGIDFNDPQSDKTVGERRIQDAWTFDEDVRAIAANAAVMDLLSKLYGRRVFPFQTLNFPVGTQQDAHSDSVHFSSLPERFMCGVWLAMEDIGADAGPLFYYPGSHRWPIMTNAMIGRRGFGSDLQSAQDPYGPAWDAMRDACDARQDIFLARKGQALIWCANLLHGGTLQTNPHLTRWSQVTHYYFDDCIYYTPAFSDEALGQLRLRNLVGIDDGQPRLNRYLGEALPRTPVTPRASFRRRLIKRIRI; translated from the coding sequence ATGAATCCTCTTCCCGGTGTGCCGCTGGTCGAATCGCCCTTGTTTCCCAAGCTTAAGGATTCGCTGGGATTAACGACAGAAGAGGAAAGGATCGCGACCGGCCTCCATGAAAATGGCTATGCCGTGCTGGACTTCCCGGATGCCGACCTTCACGCGCGAATTGAACGGATCAAGCATAACCTGGGGCCGCGATACGGGATCGATTTCAACGATCCGCAAAGCGACAAGACTGTAGGCGAACGCCGCATCCAGGATGCCTGGACATTTGACGAAGATGTGCGCGCAATCGCGGCGAATGCCGCAGTGATGGACCTGCTGAGCAAACTTTATGGCCGTCGCGTTTTTCCTTTTCAAACGCTGAACTTCCCAGTGGGAACGCAGCAGGACGCCCATTCCGATTCAGTCCATTTTTCGAGCCTCCCGGAACGTTTCATGTGTGGAGTGTGGCTGGCGATGGAGGATATTGGCGCCGACGCTGGGCCGCTATTCTATTATCCCGGATCGCATCGCTGGCCGATCATGACGAACGCGATGATCGGGCGGCGAGGCTTCGGTAGCGACCTTCAGTCTGCGCAAGATCCCTATGGGCCGGCCTGGGACGCAATGCGGGACGCGTGCGATGCTCGGCAGGACATTTTTCTCGCGCGAAAAGGGCAAGCCCTGATCTGGTGCGCGAACCTGCTGCACGGGGGGACTCTCCAGACCAACCCCCATCTGACGAGATGGTCACAGGTGACTCATTATTATTTCGATGACTGCATCTATTATACCCCCGCCTTCTCCGATGAAGCATTGGGACAACTGCGGTTGCGTAACCTCGTGGGAATTGATGACGGGCAACCCCGGCTCAACCGCTACCTGGGGGAAGCACTGCCAAGGACTCCTGTGACGCCTCGTGCATCCTTTCGGCGGCGCTTAATAAAGAGGATCCGAATTTGA
- a CDS encoding 3'(2'),5'-bisphosphate nucleotidase CysQ: MALSDAELAAQLAEVAGRLLLEVRASGLFEGKALGKAGDQTANAFLCHAIRAQRPDDGLLSEEAKDTLERLEKSRVWIIDPVDGTREYGEERTDWAVHVALAIDGQPAIGAVALPGLGEILRTDRPAPVPPPPKTLRMLVSRTRPAAEAVAVASALGAQLVPMGSAGAKAMAVVRGEADIYLHSGGQYEWDSCAPAAVALAHGLHCSRIDGSPLIYNQRDVYLPDLLICRHEHAQSVLDLVRAQKG, encoded by the coding sequence ATGGCATTGAGCGACGCGGAACTGGCGGCACAGCTCGCCGAAGTCGCGGGCCGGTTGCTGCTGGAGGTGCGCGCTTCCGGCCTGTTCGAAGGCAAGGCGCTCGGCAAGGCCGGTGACCAGACCGCCAACGCGTTCCTCTGCCATGCCATCCGCGCGCAGCGGCCCGATGACGGCCTGCTGTCCGAAGAAGCGAAGGATACGCTGGAGCGCCTGGAGAAATCCCGTGTGTGGATCATCGATCCGGTCGACGGCACGCGCGAATATGGCGAAGAGCGGACCGACTGGGCGGTTCATGTCGCGCTGGCCATTGACGGGCAGCCCGCCATCGGCGCTGTCGCGCTTCCGGGCCTGGGCGAAATCCTGCGCACGGACCGGCCCGCGCCAGTGCCGCCGCCGCCCAAGACCTTGCGCATGCTGGTCAGCCGAACCCGGCCCGCTGCGGAAGCGGTCGCAGTCGCCAGCGCGCTCGGCGCGCAGCTGGTGCCCATGGGATCGGCCGGCGCCAAGGCCATGGCCGTGGTGCGCGGCGAGGCGGACATCTACCTGCATTCGGGCGGGCAATATGAGTGGGACAGCTGCGCTCCGGCTGCGGTTGCGCTGGCCCATGGGCTCCATTGTTCCCGGATCGATGGATCACCGCTCATCTACAATCAGCGCGACGTCTATCTGCCCGACCTGCTGATCTGCCGCCATGAGCATGCCCAGTCCGTGCTGGACCTCGTCCGCGCGCAGAAGGGGTGA
- the cysD gene encoding sulfate adenylyltransferase subunit CysD — protein sequence MTRKLTHLERLEAESIHIMREVVAEAERPVMLYSVGKDSAVMLHLARKAFYPSPPPFPLLHVDTTWKFQAMYELRDRMAKESGMELLVYQNPEAKERGINPFDHGPLHTDMWKTEGLKQALNLHGFDVAFGGARRDEEKSRAKERIFSFRTASHGWDPKNQRPELWNLYNARKAKGESIRVFPISNWTELDIWQYIQLNRIPIVPLYFAAPRPTVERDGLLLMVDDERFPLRDGETPVMRSIRFRTLGCYPLTGAVESEAATLSEVIQEMLLTTTSERQGRVIDKDGGDASMEKKKQEGYF from the coding sequence ATGACCCGGAAACTCACGCACCTTGAACGGCTCGAAGCGGAGAGCATTCACATCATGCGCGAAGTGGTCGCCGAGGCGGAGCGGCCCGTCATGCTCTACTCGGTGGGCAAGGATTCGGCCGTGATGCTTCATCTCGCCCGCAAGGCCTTCTATCCCTCGCCGCCGCCTTTTCCGCTGCTGCATGTCGATACGACCTGGAAGTTCCAGGCCATGTACGAATTGCGCGACCGGATGGCGAAGGAGAGCGGCATGGAACTGCTGGTCTACCAGAATCCGGAGGCGAAGGAGCGGGGCATCAATCCCTTCGACCATGGTCCGCTGCACACGGACATGTGGAAGACGGAGGGTCTGAAGCAGGCGCTCAATCTTCACGGGTTCGACGTGGCCTTCGGCGGCGCGCGGCGTGACGAGGAGAAGAGCCGCGCCAAGGAGCGCATCTTCTCCTTCCGCACGGCCAGCCATGGCTGGGACCCCAAGAACCAGCGGCCCGAACTGTGGAACCTCTACAATGCCCGCAAGGCAAAGGGCGAGAGCATCCGGGTCTTCCCGATCAGCAACTGGACCGAACTGGACATCTGGCAGTATATCCAGCTCAACCGCATTCCGATCGTCCCGCTCTATTTCGCCGCGCCGCGCCCGACCGTGGAGCGCGATGGCCTGCTGCTGATGGTCGATGACGAGCGCTTTCCGCTGCGGGACGGCGAAACGCCGGTCATGCGCTCCATCCGTTTCCGGACCCTGGGCTGCTATCCGTTGACCGGCGCGGTGGAGAGCGAGGCGGCAACGCTGAGCGAAGTCATTCAGGAAATGCTGCTCACCACGACAAGCGAACGGCAGGGCCGCGTGATCGACAAAGACGGTGGCGACGCCAGCATGGAAAAGAAGAAGCAGGAGGGGTACTTCTGA
- a CDS encoding glycosyltransferase family 2 protein: MRSSPEYPYPLRIARRWLKLSIHADAFRSNPPAYLTALWWRLCRKKVRSRSQLAPLLGTSRRAYDAWVLRKEKPNPPDHLRGTAPSILALVEGGADQALVEETLRNLASEGLPALVIGSENTPTLSEAIQKIDWSVAPWLMPIAAGDKLAASAASAYRAAIAGTESRLVYADDDLLTRKGRRSAPHFKPDWNSELFCHFDYLSGTCVLRASRDELEAIAGANDWMRQLVLQAMGKEAPLHVRKILHHRNKRPRPHVPPAPAVLSRDLPPVTVIVPTRNRADLLKTCIAGIARTDYPDVDVIIVDNDSDDPETLSFLASLDPARHRVIRHPGAFNYSAINNRAVEQARTQLLCLLNNDIEVIEPGWLATLAVQAMREDVGAVGARLLYPDGRIQHAGVVIGMGNAAGHAHRFLRPEEEGYFHRHALPQFASAVTAACLVLKRERFLAVGGLDERLFPVAFNDVDLCMRLNQRGWHSFYEPRATLIHHESVSRGFDRDPVGAARFAGELAALKQRWGTDTAVDPFHHPQLSRASELFVVDL; this comes from the coding sequence ATGCGATCGAGCCCAGAATATCCCTACCCGTTAAGGATCGCGAGGCGCTGGCTGAAACTCTCCATCCATGCGGACGCTTTTCGTTCCAATCCTCCTGCTTACCTGACGGCCCTATGGTGGCGTCTTTGTCGCAAGAAAGTACGTTCGCGCAGCCAGTTGGCTCCGTTGCTCGGCACTTCAAGAAGAGCCTACGATGCGTGGGTGCTCCGGAAAGAAAAACCCAACCCTCCCGATCATCTTCGTGGAACGGCACCCTCCATACTGGCGCTGGTCGAAGGCGGAGCAGATCAGGCACTTGTGGAGGAAACTTTACGGAATCTGGCTTCCGAAGGTTTGCCGGCTCTAGTGATCGGCTCGGAGAATACGCCTACCCTTTCCGAGGCGATCCAGAAGATCGACTGGAGTGTCGCGCCCTGGCTGATGCCGATTGCGGCTGGTGATAAACTCGCCGCAAGCGCCGCAAGCGCCTACCGAGCCGCGATCGCCGGGACGGAATCACGGCTGGTATATGCCGATGACGATCTTCTGACCCGAAAGGGCCGGCGTTCTGCGCCGCATTTCAAGCCCGACTGGAACAGCGAGCTGTTCTGCCATTTCGACTATCTTTCGGGCACGTGTGTGCTGCGTGCATCTCGTGACGAGTTGGAAGCGATTGCAGGGGCGAACGACTGGATGCGCCAACTGGTGCTTCAGGCGATGGGAAAGGAGGCGCCGCTGCATGTTCGCAAGATACTGCATCACAGGAACAAGCGTCCGCGTCCGCATGTGCCCCCGGCTCCTGCAGTTCTGTCACGGGACCTGCCGCCCGTCACCGTCATTGTTCCCACGCGCAACCGAGCGGATCTGCTGAAAACCTGCATCGCAGGCATCGCGCGCACGGACTATCCGGACGTGGACGTGATCATCGTGGACAATGACAGCGACGATCCGGAAACCCTGTCTTTTCTCGCCAGTCTCGATCCGGCGCGCCACCGGGTGATACGCCACCCCGGCGCGTTCAATTATTCGGCGATCAATAATCGTGCCGTGGAGCAGGCGCGCACCCAGCTTCTATGCCTGCTGAACAATGACATCGAAGTGATCGAGCCGGGCTGGCTGGCGACACTGGCGGTTCAGGCCATGCGCGAGGATGTCGGGGCGGTGGGAGCCCGTCTGCTGTATCCGGATGGTCGGATACAGCATGCAGGCGTCGTGATCGGCATGGGCAATGCAGCCGGACATGCCCATCGCTTCCTGCGTCCCGAGGAAGAGGGTTACTTCCATCGCCACGCGCTGCCCCAGTTCGCCTCGGCAGTGACTGCGGCGTGCCTTGTCCTGAAGCGAGAGCGATTTCTGGCTGTGGGCGGGCTCGACGAGCGGCTTTTCCCGGTCGCCTTCAATGATGTGGACCTCTGCATGCGCCTCAATCAGCGGGGCTGGCACTCTTTTTATGAGCCTCGTGCGACGCTGATCCACCATGAATCGGTTTCACGCGGGTTTGACCGCGACCCTGTCGGCGCGGCGCGATTCGCCGGGGAACTGGCCGCGCTCAAACAGCGATGGGGTACTGACACGGCAGTCGATCCCTTTCATCATCCGCAGCTCAGCCGCGCGAGTGAGCTTTTTGTCGTGGACCTTTAA
- a CDS encoding DUF5672 family protein, producing the protein MSFLSWTFKNIMLVEPETRSVGRIALPEVTLCAVTSVNIAATIQSLERSLGEIDFGACKLFTNRPVSIDPRKITVVPISRLESSAAYSDFLLSGLADHVETSHCLVTQWDGHVIAPHLWRPEFLAYDYIGASWPQFDDGHDVGNGGFSLRSKRLMEACREPQFRKSHPEDIAIGRVNRTWLEGKGMRFAPRALADLFAVERAGELGSSFGYHGVWHMPRAIGVEAFWSLYRGLDDRGTIKHDFARILGEVGRGAGGLPRAIRMILDHVADRLRGSGRDDAHAGPAERPDEL; encoded by the coding sequence GTGAGCTTTTTGTCGTGGACCTTTAAAAACATTATGTTGGTCGAACCAGAAACCAGGTCCGTTGGCCGAATTGCGTTGCCGGAAGTAACCCTGTGCGCGGTCACGTCAGTTAATATTGCGGCGACTATTCAATCGTTGGAGAGGAGCCTGGGCGAAATTGACTTCGGGGCCTGCAAGCTGTTCACCAATAGACCGGTTTCGATCGATCCTCGGAAAATTACGGTTGTTCCGATATCACGACTGGAATCGTCAGCCGCTTATTCCGATTTCCTCCTTTCGGGCCTGGCGGACCATGTGGAAACCTCCCACTGCCTGGTAACTCAGTGGGACGGGCATGTGATCGCCCCGCATTTATGGCGTCCTGAATTTCTCGCTTATGATTACATAGGAGCCAGCTGGCCCCAGTTCGACGATGGCCATGACGTCGGGAATGGAGGCTTTTCCCTGCGCAGCAAGCGTCTGATGGAAGCCTGCAGGGAGCCGCAGTTCAGGAAGTCCCACCCGGAAGACATCGCCATCGGGCGAGTGAATCGCACCTGGCTTGAAGGCAAGGGGATGCGCTTCGCGCCGCGGGCGCTCGCCGATCTGTTCGCGGTTGAACGGGCAGGAGAACTCGGGAGCAGCTTCGGTTATCATGGCGTGTGGCACATGCCCCGCGCGATTGGTGTCGAGGCTTTCTGGTCCCTGTATCGGGGCCTCGATGATCGCGGCACGATCAAGCACGATTTTGCGCGTATCCTGGGGGAAGTGGGGCGCGGCGCCGGGGGCCTCCCGCGCGCGATCAGAATGATTTTGGACCATGTCGCAGATCGGCTAAGGGGAAGTGGCCGTGATGACGCCCATGCCGGCCCGGCAGAAAGGCCTGATGAATTGTGA
- the cysN gene encoding sulfate adenylyltransferase subunit CysN translates to MTDPIYKTDALIAQDIDAYLSQHQHKSLLRFITCGSVDDGKSTLIGRLLYDSKMIFEDQLTALEADSKRVGTQGEEIDFALLVDGLAAEREQGITIDVAYRFFTTEKRKFIVADTPGHEQYTRNMVTGASTADLAVILIDARKGVLTQTRRHSYLANLVGIRHIVLAVNKMDLVDYSRDIFETIVSEYRDFAGSIGITDFVAIPISGFRGDNITTLSSNTPWYEGPPLMDHLESVEVDNSADQAKPLRLPVQWVNRPNLDFRGFSGLIASGTVKPGDAIRVLPSGKTSSVSRIVTLDGDLDEAVAGQSVTLCLADEIDCSRGDVIAAADNPSQVADQFEATIVWMADEALKPGRAYWLKLGTQMVSATVQAPKYEINVNTMEHLAAKTLDLNAIGVAELATDRPVVFEPYAENRTLGGFILVDKISNATVAAGMLHFSLRRAQNVHWQAVDITREMHAGLKNQKPAVLWFTGLSGSGKSTIANIVEKKLHRMNRHTFLLDGDNVRHGLNKDLGFTEADRIENIRRVGEVAKLMTDAGLIVITAFISPFRAEREMVRAMIPDGEFLEIFIDTPLAEAERRDVKGLYRKARAGELKNFTGIDSPYEAPEAAEIRIDTTAITPEQAADEIIERLLGWH, encoded by the coding sequence ATGACGGACCCCATCTATAAGACCGATGCGCTCATTGCGCAGGACATCGATGCCTATCTCAGCCAGCATCAGCACAAGAGCCTGCTGCGCTTCATCACTTGCGGCAGCGTCGACGACGGCAAATCGACGCTGATCGGGCGCCTCCTCTACGACAGCAAGATGATCTTCGAGGACCAGCTTACCGCGCTGGAAGCGGACAGCAAGCGGGTCGGCACGCAAGGCGAGGAAATCGACTTCGCGCTGCTGGTGGACGGGCTGGCGGCCGAGCGCGAGCAGGGCATCACCATCGATGTCGCCTATCGCTTCTTCACGACGGAGAAGCGCAAGTTCATCGTCGCGGACACGCCCGGCCACGAACAATATACCCGCAACATGGTGACTGGCGCGTCGACCGCCGATCTCGCCGTCATTCTCATCGATGCGCGCAAGGGCGTGCTGACCCAGACACGGCGGCACAGTTATCTCGCCAATCTGGTCGGCATCCGCCACATCGTGCTGGCGGTGAACAAGATGGACCTGGTGGACTACAGCCGGGACATCTTCGAGACGATCGTCAGCGAATATCGCGATTTCGCCGGATCGATCGGCATCACCGATTTCGTCGCCATCCCGATCTCGGGTTTCCGGGGCGACAACATCACGACGCTCTCGTCGAATACGCCGTGGTATGAGGGGCCGCCCCTCATGGACCATCTCGAAAGCGTGGAGGTAGACAACAGCGCCGATCAGGCAAAGCCGCTGCGTTTGCCGGTGCAGTGGGTCAATCGCCCCAATCTCGATTTCCGGGGTTTCTCCGGGCTGATCGCGAGCGGGACTGTGAAGCCGGGCGATGCGATCCGCGTGCTGCCATCCGGCAAGACGAGCAGCGTGAGCCGCATCGTCACGCTGGATGGCGATCTGGACGAGGCCGTTGCCGGCCAGTCCGTCACGCTGTGCCTGGCCGACGAGATCGACTGCTCGCGGGGCGATGTCATTGCGGCCGCCGACAATCCGTCGCAGGTCGCGGACCAGTTCGAAGCGACGATCGTCTGGATGGCCGACGAGGCGCTCAAGCCGGGCCGGGCCTACTGGCTCAAGCTCGGCACGCAGATGGTCTCCGCGACGGTGCAGGCGCCCAAATATGAGATCAACGTCAACACGATGGAGCATCTGGCGGCCAAGACGCTCGATCTCAATGCCATCGGCGTCGCGGAACTGGCGACCGACAGGCCGGTCGTATTCGAGCCTTATGCCGAGAACCGGACGTTGGGCGGTTTCATCCTCGTCGACAAGATCAGCAACGCGACGGTCGCCGCAGGCATGCTGCATTTCTCGCTGCGCCGGGCCCAGAATGTCCACTGGCAGGCCGTGGACATCACGCGGGAGATGCATGCCGGCCTCAAGAACCAGAAGCCGGCCGTGCTGTGGTTCACCGGCCTCTCCGGCTCGGGCAAATCGACCATCGCGAACATTGTCGAGAAGAAGCTGCACCGGATGAACCGGCATACCTTCCTGCTCGACGGCGACAATGTGCGCCATGGGCTCAACAAGGACCTGGGCTTTACCGAAGCGGACCGGATCGAGAATATCCGCCGGGTCGGTGAGGTTGCGAAGCTCATGACCGATGCCGGGTTGATCGTGATCACCGCCTTCATCTCCCCGTTCCGCGCAGAGCGGGAAATGGTGCGGGCGATGATCCCGGACGGCGAGTTCCTCGAGATCTTCATCGACACGCCACTGGCCGAGGCCGAGCGACGGGACGTGAAGGGCCTCTATCGCAAGGCGCGCGCCGGCGAGCTCAAGAACTTCACGGGGATCGACAGCCCCTATGAAGCGCCCGAGGCGGCCGAGATACGCATAGACACGACCGCGATCACGCCTGAGCAGGCGGCCGACGAGATCATCGAGAGGCTGCTCGGATGGCATTGA
- a CDS encoding IS3 family transposase (programmed frameshift), translating to MSKTTNKFAPEVRERAVRMVLDHEGDHPSRWAAITSIAEKIGCSGHTLLEWVKKAEVNSGKRAGVPTEVADKLKALERENRELRQANEILRKASAYFCPGGARPPVQAMIAFIDEHRGDYGVEPICRVLPIAPSTYHEHLAQRRDPSRLSPRAQRDQMLKPEVVRVFTENFGVYDVRKVWRQMRREGFDIARCTVERLMRDLGLQGVIRGKPVRTTMSDKAAPCPLDQVNRQFHAPAPNMLWVSDFTYVATWSGFVYVAFVIDVYARYVVGWRVSRTAHASFVLDALEQAIHDRRPVHRGGLIHHSDRGSQYVSIKYTERLVEAGIEPSVGSVGDSYDNALAETINGLYKAEVIHRRGPWRSFEAVEYATLEWVDWFNNRRLLAPIGNIPPAEAEKRYYAMVDDTPTAA from the exons ATGAGCAAGACGACGAACAAGTTTGCACCGGAGGTTCGTGAACGGGCGGTCCGCATGGTGCTGGATCACGAAGGCGACCATCCGTCCCGCTGGGCGGCGATCACATCCATTGCCGAGAAGATTGGCTGTTCGGGGCACACGCTGCTGGAGTGGGTGAAAAAGGCCGAGGTGAACAGCGGCAAGCGAGCCGGCGTGCCCACCGAGGTGGCTGACAAGCTCAAGGCGCTGGAGCGCGAGAACCGCGAGCTGCGCCAGGCCAACGAGATCCTGCGCAAGGCCTCCGCATATT TTTGCCCAGGCGGAGCTCGACCGCCCGTTCAAGCGATGATCGCGTTTATCGACGAGCATCGCGGTGATTATGGGGTCGAGCCGATCTGCCGGGTTCTGCCGATCGCCCCATCCACCTACCATGAGCACCTGGCGCAGCGGCGCGATCCCTCGCGGCTATCTCCACGTGCTCAGCGTGATCAGATGTTGAAGCCGGAGGTGGTGCGCGTCTTCACCGAGAACTTCGGCGTCTACGACGTGCGGAAGGTGTGGCGACAGATGCGGCGCGAAGGCTTCGATATCGCCCGATGCACGGTGGAACGGCTGATGCGCGATCTTGGCTTGCAGGGCGTGATCCGCGGTAAGCCGGTGCGCACGACGATGAGCGACAAGGCCGCGCCTTGCCCGCTCGATCAGGTGAACCGGCAGTTCCATGCGCCGGCGCCGAACATGCTGTGGGTCTCGGACTTCACTTACGTCGCGACGTGGTCGGGGTTCGTCTACGTGGCCTTCGTGATCGACGTCTATGCCCGCTATGTCGTGGGCTGGCGGGTGAGCAGGACGGCGCACGCCAGCTTCGTGCTGGATGCCCTCGAGCAGGCGATCCATGATCGGCGTCCTGTCCATCGCGGTGGCCTGATCCACCACAGCGACCGCGGCAGCCAGTACGTCTCGATCAAGTATACCGAGCGCCTTGTCGAAGCCGGGATCGAGCCATCGGTGGGCAGCGTAGGGGACAGCTATGACAACGCTTTGGCCGAGACGATCAACGGCCTTTACAAGGCCGAGGTGATCCACCGGCGAGGTCCGTGGCGATCCTTTGAGGCAGTCGAATACGCCACGCTGGAATGGGTGGACTGGTTCAACAACCGCCGGCTTCTCGCGCCCATCGGCAATATACCACCGGCCGAAGCGGAGAAACGCTACTACGCCATGGTGGACGACACTCCCACGGCCGCATAA